The proteins below are encoded in one region of Aeromonas veronii:
- a CDS encoding LysR family transcriptional regulator — MNLSLEQLKALLAAVETGSFSGAARRLGKAQSVVSTAIANLEIDLGLELFDRSGRYPVLTEAGRRVQQEALILLAQSERLQAIAGELAVGIESRLTLAIDDDSHLPWLGAVLEEFATRYPAVELELLFPLMDDVTELLKSGRAQLGICYQQMQPARELVARSLGAVSMPLVVSPDHPLAHKEPLRESDLQGARQLMVTGRREGTERNRFRLSSQVWWVEGDLGILELVKLGLGWASVPDFLLHRPLARGEVVVLQPDFASQTELMLELQWHRARPLGQAGAWLKEALLARVPR, encoded by the coding sequence ATGAATCTCTCCCTGGAGCAACTCAAGGCACTGTTGGCAGCGGTGGAAACGGGGTCGTTTTCCGGTGCCGCCCGTCGTCTGGGCAAGGCCCAATCCGTGGTGAGCACCGCCATCGCCAATCTGGAGATCGATCTGGGGCTCGAGTTGTTCGATCGCAGCGGCCGCTACCCGGTGCTGACGGAGGCGGGCCGCCGGGTCCAGCAGGAGGCATTGATCCTGCTGGCCCAGAGCGAGCGGCTGCAAGCCATCGCCGGCGAGCTGGCGGTGGGCATCGAATCGCGCCTCACCCTGGCCATCGACGATGACTCCCACCTGCCCTGGCTCGGCGCCGTGCTGGAGGAGTTTGCCACTCGCTACCCGGCGGTGGAGCTGGAGCTGCTGTTTCCCCTGATGGATGATGTGACCGAACTGCTCAAGAGCGGGCGGGCCCAGCTCGGCATCTGCTATCAACAGATGCAGCCGGCGCGGGAACTGGTGGCACGATCCCTGGGGGCGGTCAGCATGCCGCTGGTGGTCTCCCCGGATCACCCCCTTGCCCACAAGGAGCCGCTGCGGGAGAGCGATTTGCAGGGGGCGCGCCAGCTGATGGTGACCGGGCGGCGAGAAGGGACGGAGCGCAACCGCTTCCGTCTCTCTTCCCAGGTGTGGTGGGTCGAGGGGGATCTGGGGATCCTGGAGTTGGTCAAGCTGGGGCTGGGGTGGGCATCCGTACCGGACTTCCTGCTGCATCGGCCGCTGGCACGGGGAGAAGTGGTGGTGTTGCAGCCGGATTTCGCCAGCCAGACCGAGTTGATGCTGGAGCTGCAGTGGCATCGCGCCCGCCCGCTGGGGCAGGCGGGGGCTTGGCTCAAAGAGGCACTGCTGGCGCGCGTGCCCCGTTGA
- a CDS encoding GNAT family N-acetyltransferase — MELRRLSPTNPDHRQWLEEVVLATPAYSWLTEGKAPDPADALAILKVCPPGIWEDDKFVLAVLEGEELLGCVDLVRGYPDAQTAYLGLLLLKECWQGQGIGSKLVARLMERAAGWGCSAMRLGVIETNLPALHFWSRHGFQQVNRKRISGFSGDTLVMSRTVSHPCPLSSGQP, encoded by the coding sequence ATGGAGTTGCGCCGCCTGTCACCGACGAACCCAGACCACCGTCAGTGGCTGGAAGAGGTCGTGCTGGCGACGCCCGCCTACAGCTGGCTGACCGAGGGCAAGGCACCCGACCCTGCGGATGCCCTGGCGATCCTCAAGGTCTGCCCACCCGGCATCTGGGAAGACGACAAGTTTGTACTCGCCGTGCTGGAGGGAGAGGAGCTGCTTGGCTGCGTCGATCTTGTCCGCGGTTATCCGGATGCGCAGACGGCCTACCTCGGCCTGCTGCTGTTGAAGGAGTGCTGGCAGGGACAAGGGATCGGCAGCAAACTGGTCGCACGGCTCATGGAAAGGGCGGCCGGCTGGGGTTGCAGCGCCATGCGGCTCGGGGTCATCGAAACCAACCTGCCCGCCCTGCATTTTTGGTCCAGGCACGGCTTCCAGCAGGTGAATCGCAAGCGGATCTCCGGGTTCAGCGGCGATACCCTGGTCATGAGCCGCACCGTCAGCCATCCCTGCCCCCTCTCCTCAGGCCAGCCATAG
- the cutA gene encoding divalent-cation tolerance protein CutA — translation MTDAILVLCTCPDEAAADLICDQLLSRRLAACINQLPGLTSVYRWQGQIERAREIQLIIKSSAALFEPLRECILALHPYEVPEILALPVSLGHQPYLDWLAGETA, via the coding sequence ATGACCGACGCTATTTTAGTGCTCTGCACCTGTCCAGATGAGGCCGCTGCCGATCTCATCTGCGATCAACTGCTAAGCCGGCGCCTCGCCGCCTGCATCAATCAATTGCCGGGACTCACCTCTGTCTATCGCTGGCAGGGGCAGATTGAACGAGCCCGGGAGATCCAGCTCATCATCAAGTCCAGCGCCGCCCTGTTCGAGCCCCTGCGCGAGTGCATCCTCGCACTGCATCCCTACGAGGTGCCGGAGATCCTGGCGCTGCCGGTCAGTCTCGGCCATCAGCCCTATCTCGACTGGCTCGCCGGGGAGACCGCATGA
- a CDS encoding protein-disulfide reductase DsbD, which yields MRLTALFTPLLLLLSLLASPAQAASQDLLSSLGIDTGSQPQFLKVDEAFRLESSQQGNQLRLILRIADGYYLYRHRFSFKGENLSFQQPGLPAGTEHEDNFFGKTRVYYQEVQIPLTLTEVGQGASLTISYQGCTEGLCYPPTDKRVEIQPLVSEAPQDGIRDTSPAVDQPASQQDQLAAALGSQGFWLSIAAFFALGLGLAFTPCVFPMYPILTGIIAGVGERLSTRRAFLLSFVYVQGMAITYTLLGLVVASAGLKFQAALQHPYVLIGLSVMFVLLALSMFGLYTLQLPSGLQTRIVGLSNRQQGGSVVGVGIMGMISGLVCSPCTTAPLSGALIYVAQSGDLWLGGAALYALSLGMGLPLLLIGTSGGKLLPRAGAWMDVIKQLFGFALLAVPLLLLSRLWSDETSTLAWLVWGLALCAYLYHHNQHRTHSLGKSLCGFALLLAMMGAVVVAKDLLLPSQDAAASTQREVPQFIRIKTLDDLKIQLAAARGKPVLLDLYADWCVACKEFEHKTFSDPAVRARFADMVLLQADVTANDDADVALLNGLNVLGLPTLIFFDRDGNEVNGQRVTGFMGPAEFLGQLDKLR from the coding sequence ATGAGACTGACCGCCCTGTTTACCCCTCTGCTGCTCCTGCTCAGCCTGCTGGCCAGCCCGGCGCAGGCCGCCAGCCAGGATCTGCTGAGCAGCCTCGGCATCGACACCGGCAGCCAGCCCCAGTTTCTGAAAGTCGATGAGGCCTTTCGTCTCGAGAGCAGCCAGCAGGGCAACCAGCTACGGCTGATCCTGCGCATCGCCGATGGCTACTACCTCTACCGCCACCGTTTCAGCTTCAAGGGAGAAAATCTCAGCTTCCAGCAACCCGGACTGCCCGCCGGCACCGAGCACGAGGACAACTTCTTCGGCAAGACCCGGGTCTATTACCAGGAGGTGCAGATCCCGCTTACCCTGACTGAGGTGGGCCAGGGGGCCAGCCTCACCATCAGCTATCAGGGTTGTACCGAGGGTCTCTGCTACCCGCCGACCGACAAGCGGGTCGAGATACAACCCCTCGTGAGCGAGGCCCCTCAAGATGGCATCAGGGACACCAGCCCCGCCGTCGACCAGCCCGCCAGCCAGCAGGATCAGCTGGCGGCCGCCCTTGGCAGCCAGGGTTTCTGGCTCAGCATCGCCGCCTTCTTCGCCCTGGGGCTGGGGCTCGCTTTCACTCCCTGCGTCTTCCCCATGTACCCCATACTGACCGGGATCATCGCCGGTGTCGGTGAACGCCTCTCCACCCGGCGCGCCTTTTTGCTCTCCTTCGTCTACGTACAGGGCATGGCCATCACCTACACCCTGCTTGGCCTAGTGGTCGCCTCGGCGGGACTGAAATTCCAGGCAGCCCTGCAGCACCCCTATGTGCTGATCGGTCTCTCGGTCATGTTCGTGCTGCTGGCCCTCTCCATGTTCGGGCTCTATACCCTGCAGCTCCCAAGCGGCCTGCAGACCCGGATCGTAGGACTCTCCAACCGCCAGCAAGGGGGCTCGGTAGTCGGGGTCGGCATCATGGGCATGATCTCCGGCCTGGTCTGCTCCCCCTGCACCACGGCCCCCCTCTCCGGCGCCCTCATCTACGTGGCCCAGAGCGGTGACCTCTGGCTCGGTGGCGCGGCCCTCTATGCCCTCTCCTTAGGGATGGGGCTGCCCCTGCTGCTGATCGGCACCTCGGGGGGCAAGCTGCTGCCCAGAGCCGGTGCCTGGATGGATGTGATCAAGCAGCTGTTCGGCTTTGCGCTCTTGGCAGTGCCCCTGCTGCTGCTCTCCCGACTGTGGAGCGACGAGACCAGCACCCTGGCCTGGCTGGTATGGGGACTGGCGCTATGCGCCTACCTCTATCACCACAACCAGCATCGCACCCATTCGCTGGGCAAGAGCCTGTGTGGCTTCGCCCTGCTGCTCGCCATGATGGGAGCCGTGGTGGTGGCAAAGGATCTGCTGTTGCCGAGCCAGGATGCCGCCGCGAGCACCCAGCGCGAAGTACCGCAGTTTATCCGCATCAAGACCCTGGATGATCTCAAGATCCAGCTCGCCGCCGCCCGCGGCAAGCCGGTGCTGCTGGATCTCTATGCCGACTGGTGTGTGGCCTGCAAGGAGTTCGAGCACAAGACCTTCAGCGACCCGGCGGTGCGTGCCCGCTTCGCCGACATGGTGCTGCTGCAGGCGGATGTCACCGCCAATGACGATGCCGACGTTGCGCTGCTCAACGGCCTCAACGTGCTGGGGCTGCCGACCCTCATCTTCTTTGACCGGGATGGCAACGAAGTGAACGGCCAGCGGGTGACCGGCTTTATGGGCCCAGCGGAATTCCTGGGTCAGCTGGACAAGCTGCGCTAG
- the ygfZ gene encoding tRNA-modifying protein YgfZ → MLTPVLPAEPSLFSLSDLAITRLRGTDRAKYLQGQVTCDVNALQPGQSTLGGHCDPKGKLWSDFRLLCLEESLLLLTKPSVLARQLPELKKFAVFAKVEIDDYPGKTVGVAGLGSDAWISAQYGLQETGLIEGGMAVRVEADRWLLVSEQPLAIALPAADEALWWGLDVKAGIPHLEAVHQGEYIPQMLNLQALDGICFTKGCYMGQEIVARAKYRGANNRALFVLAGTATGPVASGDTLEIRLGDNWRRSGMVLNAWQQGGQLWLTAVLPKDTEADAEFRLKQDESAHLTLQPLPYSLAD, encoded by the coding sequence CTGCTGACCCCTGTTCTGCCTGCCGAACCCAGCCTTTTCTCCTTGAGCGATCTCGCCATCACCCGTTTACGCGGCACGGATCGCGCCAAGTATCTGCAAGGCCAGGTCACCTGCGACGTCAACGCCTTGCAACCGGGCCAGAGCACCCTCGGCGGTCACTGCGATCCCAAGGGCAAGCTATGGAGCGATTTTCGCCTGCTCTGCCTGGAAGAGTCCCTGCTGCTGCTGACCAAGCCCTCGGTACTGGCACGCCAGTTGCCGGAGCTCAAGAAGTTTGCGGTCTTCGCCAAGGTGGAGATCGACGACTACCCGGGCAAGACGGTGGGCGTTGCGGGTCTGGGCAGCGATGCGTGGATCTCGGCCCAGTACGGCCTGCAGGAGACCGGCCTCATCGAGGGTGGCATGGCGGTGCGTGTGGAGGCCGATCGCTGGTTGCTGGTGAGCGAGCAACCCCTCGCCATCGCCCTGCCTGCGGCCGACGAGGCCCTCTGGTGGGGGCTGGATGTCAAGGCGGGGATCCCCCATCTGGAAGCCGTGCATCAAGGGGAATACATCCCCCAGATGTTGAACCTGCAGGCACTGGATGGCATCTGTTTCACCAAGGGCTGCTACATGGGCCAGGAAATTGTGGCCCGCGCCAAGTACCGCGGCGCCAACAACCGCGCCCTCTTCGTGCTGGCAGGCACCGCCACCGGCCCGGTCGCCAGCGGCGATACCCTGGAGATCCGGCTCGGTGACAACTGGCGCCGTAGCGGCATGGTGTTGAACGCCTGGCAGCAAGGTGGCCAGCTCTGGCTCACCGCCGTGCTGCCCAAGGACACCGAGGCCGATGCCGAGTTTCGCCTCAAGCAGGATGAGAGCGCTCATCTCACCCTGCAACCCCTGCCCTACTCCCTCGCCGACTGA
- a CDS encoding PACE efflux transporter, with product MRNTRDRLRHAIGFELIGLLIAAPLASWVTGVGLNHMGPLALFFSVVATVWNYVYNIGVDKLLLRYQGHTHKVLWQRVLHTLGFEGGLLTVALPVMCWWLDIGLLEALVLDMGFVLFYLVYAFVYNWSYDKVFPIPGQPAQRVLN from the coding sequence ATGCGCAACACTCGCGATCGCCTTCGTCACGCCATCGGCTTCGAATTGATCGGCCTGTTGATCGCCGCCCCCCTGGCAAGCTGGGTCACCGGGGTCGGTCTCAACCACATGGGGCCCCTGGCCCTGTTCTTCTCGGTGGTCGCCACCGTCTGGAACTATGTCTACAACATAGGGGTGGATAAATTACTGCTGCGTTATCAAGGCCATACCCACAAGGTACTGTGGCAGCGAGTCCTGCATACGCTGGGTTTCGAGGGGGGATTGCTGACCGTGGCCCTGCCGGTGATGTGCTGGTGGCTCGACATCGGGCTGCTGGAGGCGCTGGTACTGGATATGGGCTTCGTGCTGTTCTACCTGGTCTATGCCTTCGTCTACAACTGGAGCTATGACAAGGTGTTCCCCATTCCGGGCCAACCGGCGCAGCGGGTACTGAACTAA